In Gossypium raimondii isolate GPD5lz chromosome 12, ASM2569854v1, whole genome shotgun sequence, a single window of DNA contains:
- the LOC105763666 gene encoding RNA cytidine acetyltransferase 1, with protein MRKKVDERIRTLIENGVKNRHRSMFVIIGDKSRDQIVNLHYMLSKAVVKSRPTVLWCYKDKLELSSHKKKRAKQIKKLMQRGLLDPEKVDPFSLFVETGGLTYCLYKDSERILGNTFGMCILQDFEALTPNLLARTIETVQGGGLIILLLRSLSSLTSLYTMVMDVHERYRTESHSEAAGRFNERFLLSLASCKACVVMDDELNILPISSHIKSITPVPVNEDPEGLSESERDLKNLKQELSEDFPVGPLIKKCCTLDQGKAVVTFLDAILDKSLRSTVALLAARGRGKSAALGLAVAGAIAAGYSNIYVTAPSPENLKTLFEFVCKGFDAIEYKEHIDYDVVKSVNPEFKKATVRINIYKQHRQTIQYIQPHEHEKLSQVELLVVDEAAAIPLPVVKSLLGPYLVFLSSTVNGYEGTGRSLSLKLLQQLEEQSQLSKGVEGSLSGRVFKKIELSESIRYASADPIECWLNALLCLDVTNSVASISRLPPPSECDLYYVDRDTLFSYHKDSELFLQRMMALYVSSHYKNSPNDLQLMADAPAHHLFVLLGPVDESKNQLPDILCVIQVSLEGQISRKSAIKSLSVGYQPHGDQIPWKFCEQFRDPDFPSLSGARIVRIATHPSAMRLGYGSAAIELLTRYYEGQLRSFSELDVEDAEETPQGSQLRLSEAAEKVSLLEENIKPKTDLPPLLVHLRERRPEKLHYLGVSFGLTLDLFRFWKKHKFAPFYICQIPNNVTGEHTCMVLKPLNNDDFEVSGCDEWGFFSPFYQEFKLRFSRNLSRDFRDMEYKLAMSVLDPKMDFTDIEPAPSKSDELSKLINTLLSPYDMGRLKDYSNNLIDYLSITDLLSILAHLYFQGKIPVTLTYVQASILLCMGLQNRDVSYVEEQLKKTLERQQILSYFKKVMIKLYKYLYGVASKEIESALPRLKERVLEPHSISVDEDLNDAAKKVEEEMKGKSDGVLNPQLLQQFAIEGREGELEDALENGGEKVLSGGVISVKSSRSEVQSNKSGKKRGKDEHGSKSTSKKRKS; from the exons ATGAGGAAGAAGGTAGACGAACGCATCAGAACTCTCATTGAAAATGGAGTGAAAAATCGCCATCGTTCGATGTTCGTCATCATTGGTGACAAGTCCCGTGATCAG ATTGTGAACCTTCACTACATGCTAAGTAAGGCTGTGGTTAAATCTAGGCCGACTGTTTTATGGTGCTACAAGGACAAACTTGAACTCAGCAG TCACAAGAAAAAACGTGCAAAACAGATAAAAAAGTTAATGCAGAGAGGGCTGCTGGATCCTGAGAAAGTTgatcctttttctctttttgttgaAACTGGAGGATTAACCTATTGTTTATACAAAGATtcagagagaattcttggaaaTACTTTTGGAATGTGTATATTACAG GATTTTGAGGCTCTGACGCCAAATCTTCTTGCCAGAACAATAGAGACAGTTCAGGGTGGAGGATTAATTATTTTGCTTCTTCGTTCCCTTTCTTCATTGACCAGTCTTTACACCATGGTTATG GATGTTCATGAGCGATATCGTACAGAGTCCCATTCTGAAGCTGCTGGGCGCTTTAATGAACGTTTTTTGTTATCTCTTGCATCATGCAAAGCCTGTGTGGTCATGGATGATGAGCTAAATATATTACCAATTTCATctcatataaaatcaataaccCCAGTTCCAGTTAATGAG GACCCTGAAGGGCTGTCAGAATCTGAGCGGGACCTGAAGAATTTAAAACAAGAACTAAGTGAGGATTTTCCTGTTGGTCCTTTGATAAAGAAGTGTTGTACACTGGATCAG ggAAAAGCTGTTGTTACATTTCTTGATGCAATTTTGGACAAGAGCCTGCGCAGCACAGTTGCTTTGCTTGCTGCTCGTGGTCGTGGGAAATCAGCCGCACTCGGCTTAGCAGTCGCTGGTGCTATTGCTGCTGG GTATTCAAATATCTATGTAACGGCGCCTAGTCCTGAGAACTTAAAGACCTTGTTTGAATTTGTGTGCAAGGGTTTTGATGCTATTGAGTATAAG GAACACATTGATTATGATGTTGTGAAGAGTGTGAATCCTGAATTCAAGAAAGCAACTGTGCGTATCAATATTTACAAGCAGCACAGACAAACGATTCAG TATATACAGCCACATGAACATGAAAAGCTCTCCCAAGTCGAGCTTCTTGTTGTTGATGAAGCAGCAGCTATACCATTGCCTGTTGTGAAGTCCTTGCTTGGTCCATATTTGGTCTTCCTTTCATCTACTGTAAATGG CTACGAAGGTACTGGACGGTCTTTATCCCTAAAACTTCTGCAGCAATTGGAAGAGCAAAGCCAACTGTCTAAGGGTGTCGAGGGCTCTCTCTCTG GTCGTGTTTTTAAAAAGATAGAACTTAGTGAGTCAATTAGATATGCATCTGCTGATCCCATAGAATGCTGGCTGAATGCTTTGCTTTGCCTAGATGTTACAAACTCGGTAGCCAGTATTAGCAG GTTACCTCCACCCAGTGAATGTGATCTCTACTATGTTGATCGGGATACACTTTTTTCTTATCACAAAGATAGTGAGCTATTTTTACAG CGGATGATGGCCCTATATGTTTCTTCTCACTATAAAAATTCCCCGAATGATCTACAACTAATGGCTGATGCTCCAGCTCACCATTTGTTTGTATTACTAG GTCCTGTTGATGAGTCAAAAAATCAGCTTCCTGATATTTTGTGTGTTATCCAG GTCTCCCTTGAAGGTCAAATTTCGCGTAAATCGGCCATCAAAAGCTTAAGTGTTGGCTATCAACCTCATGGAGACCAAATACCATGGAAATTCTGTGAGCAGTTCCGAGATCCTGATTTCCCAAGTCTTTCTGGTGCTCGCATTGTTCGCATTGCCACTCATCCTAGTGCTATGAGG CTTGGATATGGTTCTGCTGCTATTGAACTCTTGACAAG ATATTATGAAGGACAATTAAGGTCTTTTTCTGAGCTAGATGTTGAAGATGCTGAGGAGACTCCACAAGGGTCACAACTCAGACTTTCAGAAGCAGCAGAGAAG GTCTCCTTGTTGGAAGAAAATATTAAACCTAAGACAGATCTTCCTCCTTTGCTTGTACATCTGCGTGAACGCCGACCTGAGAAGCTCCATTACCTTGGTGTTTCCTTTGGGCTTACCTTGGACCTTTTTCGCTTCTGGAAGAAACACAAATTTGCTCCATTCTACATATGCCAGATTCCA AATAATGTGACGGGTGAACATACATGTATGGTCCTTAAACCATTGAACAATGATGATTTCGAGGTCAGTGGATGTGATGAATGGGGTTTCTTCAGTCCATTTTACCAAG AATTCAAGCTAAGGTTCAGTAGAAATCTAAGCCGTGATTTCCGTGACATGGAATATAAGCTTGCTATGAG TGTCCTGGACCCTAAGATGGACTTTACGGATATAGAGCCTGCGCCTTCCAAGTCAGATGAACTTTCAAAGTTAATTAATACTCTATTATCACCATATGATATGGGACGGTTGAAAGATTATTCAAATAATCTGATCGACTACCTTTCG ATCACTGACCTTCTATCAATCCTCGCACATCTTTATTTCCAAGGGAAGATCCCAGTTACTTTAACATATGTTCAGGCCTCTATTCTACTCTGCATGGGCTTGCAGAACCGGGATGTCTCTTATGTTGAG GAACAATTGAAGAAAACACTAGAGAGGCAGCAGATACTATCATATTTTAAGAAGGTTATGATAAAGCTGTACAAATATTTGTATGGGGTTGCATCAAAGGAGATTGAATCTGCTTTACCTCGACTAAAAGAA AGAGTGTTGGAACCTCATAGTATCTCTGTGGATGAGGACCTCAATGATGCTGCAAAGAAAGTTGAG GAGGAAATGAAAGGCAAGTCGGATGGTGTGTTAAATCCGCAGTTACTCCAACAATTTGCGATTGAGGGCAGAGAAGGTGAACTGGAGGATGCTTTGGAAAATGGTGGTGAAAAGGTGCTTTCAGGCGGTGTCATCAGTGTGAAATCCAGCAGGAGCGAAGTCCAATCGAATAAAAGTGGGAAAAAGAGAGGTAAAGATGAGCATGGTTCGAAATCAACAAGCAAGAAGAGAAAATCATAG
- the LOC128035305 gene encoding uncharacterized protein LOC128035305: MEMWENQHEYLPTREQIIVPELACVPEYMPWFRIHGNLYLLTPEERQRQIRVGRERRGPLNPRREYYEGSPSTRPRRSPDSSSAAMQSPAPTRAPTQSPDAAIQQMIPTQPPFPMMPGVFPSPYMYPNPYMYPFLNTMAGWSQMPGSGPFPVMPSGPSISRPAAQEGSHMPSGSSPFYQSPATYGFQTPSPFMM, from the coding sequence atggaaatgtgggaaaatcagcatgaatatctacctactcgggaacaaatcatcgttccggagttagcgtgtgttccagaatacatgccatggtttaggatccatggcaacctgtatttacttacgccagaggagaggcagcggcaaatacgtgtcggaagggaaaggcgcgggcctctaaatccaagacgagaATACTacgaaggcagcccctcaacgaggcctaGAAGGTCACCCGactcatcatcagcggccatgcaatcaccggccccaacgagagcaccgacgcagtcacctgacgcagcaattcaacagatgatacccacgcaaccgcctttccctatgatgccaggtgtgtttcctagcccttatatgtaccctaacccttacatgtatccttttctgaatactatggcaggttggagccaaatgcccggttcAGGACCATTTCCTGTGATGCCAAGCGGACCGTCGATATCTAGGCCAGCGGCGCAGGAGGGATCGCACATGCCttcggggagctctcctttttaccaatcgccaGCAACGTATggctttcaaacaccgtcgccgttcatgatgtaa